The Humulus lupulus chromosome 4, drHumLupu1.1, whole genome shotgun sequence genome has a window encoding:
- the LOC133832739 gene encoding uncharacterized protein LOC133832739: MDNCNILSWNLRGLNGPNKQATVLDICSRNKVGVGALLETKMRGNKVMELMVNKFMNWDYHSSLVTEGRILIIWRKIFVKVIVLEETNQYVHCFVKMAGQRHAFSAAFVYGLNTMEEQKSLWHSLPKLTFPATSWVILGDFNAIFTVKDRNGGKPVSKLKLLDSSQWLARNQVDSLKSTGSFFTWTHNQDGHARIYSKIDHVFANEDWLDFFPNSIAIFRWETVSNHCSCTISTMAMENLGVKLFQFYNFWTDHKDFKEVALNSWRKPINGTGLKVIYLKTMRLKHKLKRFNRDHIGDIGVQYQVAKDQYQEALFQAQNHPRDLPFQEKAKAAAEAFTTQEQMYHSFLAQRNKITWLRKGDMNTSYFHACLKKRKEDNRIATYITEQGRVVDNFLDVVSHFLDHFRSFMGSPSSATKKINMQCV; this comes from the coding sequence ATGGATAATTGTAATATCTTGAGTTGGAACTTAAGGGGGTTGAATGGTCCTAATAAGCAGGCTACTGTATTAGATATATGTAGTAGGAATAAAGTGGGGGTTGGAGCTCTCTTAGAAACTAAAATGAGAGGGAATAAAGTCATGGAGTTGATGGTTAATAAATTTATGAACTGGGATTATCATTCTAGTCTTGTCACTGAAGGCCGAATATTGATCATATGGAGGAAGATATTTGTCAAGGTTATTGTTCTAGAGGAGACTAATCAATATGTCCACTGTTTTGTTAAAATGGCTGGTCAGAGACATGCTTTTAGTGCTGCATTTGTGTATGGGCTTAATACAATGGAGGAACAGAAGAGTTTATGGCATAGTTTACCTAAGCTTACTTTTCCTGCCACTTCTTGGGTTATCTTGGGAGATTTTAATGCCATATTTACTGTTAAGGATAGAAATGGAGGTAAACCTGTGTCCAAATTGAAATTGTTGGATTCTTCTCAGTGGCTTGCTAGGAATCAAGTGGATTCACTTAAAAGTACTGGCTCTTTTTTTACTTGGACTCATAATCAAGATGGGCATGCTCGTATCTATTCTAAGATAGACCATGTCTTTGCTAATGAGGATTGGCTAGATTTTTTTCCTAACTCAATAGCTATTTTTCGGTGGGAAACTGTCTCTAACCATTGCTCATGTACTATTTCTACTATGGCCATGGAGAATCTGGGAGTTAAGTTGTTTCAGTTTTATAACTTTTGGACTGATCATAAAGATTTCAAAGAGGTGGCTTTGAATAGTTGGAGGAAGCCGATTaatgggactggtttgaaggttatCTATTTGAAGACTATGCGGTTGAAACATAAATTGAAGAGATTTAATAGGGACCACATTGGAGACATAGGAGTGCAATATCAGGTGGCAAAGGATCAATACCAGGAAGCTCTTTTCCAAGCTCAAAATCATCCCCGAGACCTTCCTTTTCAAGAGAAAGCCAAGGCTGCTGCTGAAGCTTTCACTACTCAGGAGCAAATGTATCATAGCTTCTTGGctcaaagaaataaaattacttGGTTAAGGAAGGGTGATATGAATACCTCTTATTTTCATGCTTGTTTAAAAAAGCGTAAGGAAGATAATAGAATTGCTACTTACATAACTGAACAAGGTAGGGTGGTTGATAATTTTCTTGATGTGGTCTCTCATTTTTTGGATCACTTTAGAAGCTTTATGGGTAGTCCTAGTTCAGCTACTAAGAAGATAAATATGCAATGTGTGTAG